The following proteins come from a genomic window of Solwaraspora sp. WMMA2065:
- a CDS encoding enoyl-CoA hydratase/isomerase family protein: MAPTLTPRHDGRLIRVRYDNAARGNCFDDTALHELVHALETAAAIDSCAVVELEMAGRNFCGGWDTTAFTELAGSSSETVADSLRASDAALRRIRRLPVPVVAAVRGRVIGFGAGLLDAVHLPIAATSARLSLPEARFGFAPAGVGYAIARALPRPQAYHLLTGATTASADQMLAWGLVAEVVADDDLDRAAGALVETLLAVPGRTLRAVVEVVESSRATGRPDHVYDVSARTIVAGVTARGADR, encoded by the coding sequence GTGGCCCCTACCCTCACCCCTCGGCACGACGGACGCCTCATCCGGGTGCGCTATGACAACGCGGCCCGCGGCAACTGCTTCGACGACACCGCGCTGCATGAACTCGTCCACGCACTGGAGACCGCTGCGGCCATCGACAGCTGCGCGGTCGTCGAGCTCGAGATGGCCGGCCGGAACTTCTGCGGCGGCTGGGACACCACGGCGTTCACCGAGCTGGCCGGCAGTTCGTCGGAGACGGTGGCGGACAGTCTGCGCGCCAGCGACGCCGCACTGCGGCGGATCCGGCGACTCCCGGTGCCGGTGGTCGCCGCGGTACGGGGCCGGGTGATCGGCTTCGGTGCCGGCCTGCTCGACGCCGTGCACCTGCCGATCGCCGCGACCAGTGCCCGCCTGTCGTTACCCGAGGCCCGGTTCGGTTTCGCCCCCGCCGGAGTCGGCTACGCGATCGCCCGGGCGCTACCCCGCCCGCAGGCCTACCACCTGCTGACCGGGGCCACGACCGCGTCCGCCGATCAGATGCTCGCCTGGGGCCTGGTCGCCGAGGTCGTCGCCGACGACGACCTCGACCGCGCGGCCGGGGCTCTGGTCGAGACGCTGCTCGCCGTACCCGGCCGCACGCTGCGAGCGGTGGTCGAGGTGGTCGAGTCGAGCCGGGCCACCGGACGGCCGGATCATGTCTACGACGTCTCGGCGCGCACCATCGTCGCCGGTGTCACCGCGCGCGGAGCGGACCGATGA
- a CDS encoding MaoC family dehydratase encodes MRTASRTIVRNPGDLLDLVGAELGASAPQVVTQRQIDQFADVTGDHQWIHVDVERARTGPFGTTVVHGFLTLALVPRLLADILEVQTFAMGINYGLDRVRFVRPLPPGVPIQGTATLVSAQPITAVPGTGDGVQAKASVTVEFADGPTPCCVAEILFRYYS; translated from the coding sequence ATGCGAACCGCATCACGGACGATCGTGCGTAACCCGGGTGACCTGCTCGACCTGGTCGGCGCGGAGCTGGGGGCCAGCGCACCACAGGTGGTGACTCAGCGGCAGATCGACCAGTTCGCCGACGTCACCGGGGACCACCAATGGATCCACGTCGACGTCGAGCGGGCGCGGACCGGCCCGTTCGGTACCACCGTCGTGCACGGATTCCTGACCTTGGCACTCGTCCCGCGCCTGCTCGCGGACATCCTCGAGGTGCAGACCTTCGCCATGGGTATCAACTACGGGCTGGATCGGGTCCGGTTCGTCCGACCCTTGCCGCCCGGTGTGCCGATCCAGGGCACCGCGACGTTGGTGTCGGCCCAGCCGATCACCGCCGTCCCTGGTACCGGGGACGGTGTGCAGGCCAAGGCTTCGGTGACGGTGGAGTTCGCCGATGGGCCGACGCCCTGCTGCGTGGCCGAGATCCTGTTCCGGTACTACAGCTGA
- a CDS encoding flavin reductase family protein, translating into MTAEPLFDSTEFRQVCGHFPTGVTAITAITAQSGVAALTVNSFTSVSLQPAKVLFCVTSSSSSFPTLVGSRRIAIHILSRDQEDVARRFATSGLTGAEKLAGVSWLPGPDGVPLLPGTPAVLAGRRDEVITSGDHVIFLLDIDHVHLKPTNVPALSFYRGRFVSPSATTTE; encoded by the coding sequence TTGACGGCCGAGCCGCTGTTCGATTCGACGGAGTTCCGTCAGGTGTGTGGTCACTTCCCCACCGGCGTCACCGCGATCACCGCGATCACCGCCCAGAGCGGCGTCGCCGCGCTGACCGTGAACTCGTTCACCTCGGTCTCGCTGCAGCCAGCGAAGGTGTTGTTCTGCGTGACCAGTTCCTCGTCCAGCTTCCCGACTTTGGTCGGATCCAGACGGATCGCCATCCACATCCTCAGCCGGGACCAGGAGGACGTGGCCCGCCGGTTCGCCACATCCGGGCTGACCGGCGCGGAGAAACTCGCCGGGGTGTCCTGGCTGCCCGGCCCCGACGGGGTTCCGCTGCTGCCCGGCACACCGGCGGTGCTCGCCGGACGACGTGACGAGGTGATCACCAGCGGCGACCACGTCATCTTCCTGCTCGACATCGACCACGTGCACCTGAAGCCGACGAACGTGCCGGCGTTGTCGTTCTACCGGGGGCGGTTCGTCAGTCCGTCGGCCACCACGACCGAGTGA
- a CDS encoding VOC family protein, translated as MSGRFQAGEAVWVELATPDPDQVEPFYRALLGWTVRAERLGATTYRMCGIDGRDVAGISDAAALHAGRPRGWIVYFAVDDVSRSASRAVQLGGELVTPPRYLPAAGTGAVVIDPFGAAFGLYQGESRTGAQLLNSVGALCWNELNTGEPAASVSYYRSLFGYATRRTADTPTARPYTLLMLGDVAVAGVLALDNEWPNLIPAKWITYFAVDCLDDALRRVCALGGTPTVGPVRSPYGRLHLVKDPGGHSLCLIQLDGGLRPGHDSSPRW; from the coding sequence ATGAGCGGTCGGTTCCAGGCTGGCGAGGCCGTCTGGGTGGAGCTGGCCACCCCCGATCCGGACCAGGTCGAACCTTTCTACCGGGCACTACTCGGCTGGACGGTGCGTGCCGAACGGCTCGGTGCCACCACCTACCGGATGTGTGGCATCGACGGACGCGATGTGGCCGGCATCTCCGACGCCGCCGCGCTGCACGCCGGCCGGCCCCGGGGGTGGATCGTCTACTTCGCGGTCGACGACGTGAGTCGGAGCGCCTCCCGGGCGGTCCAGCTCGGCGGCGAGCTGGTCACCCCACCGCGATATCTGCCGGCCGCCGGAACCGGCGCCGTCGTCATCGACCCGTTCGGTGCCGCGTTCGGCCTCTACCAGGGCGAGTCACGCACCGGTGCGCAACTGCTCAACTCGGTCGGCGCACTGTGCTGGAACGAACTGAACACCGGGGAGCCCGCCGCCTCGGTGAGCTACTACCGGTCCCTGTTCGGCTACGCCACCCGGCGGACGGCAGACACGCCCACCGCCCGCCCGTACACCCTGCTGATGCTCGGCGACGTCGCGGTCGCCGGTGTGCTGGCACTCGACAACGAATGGCCGAACCTGATCCCGGCGAAGTGGATCACCTACTTCGCTGTGGACTGCCTGGACGACGCGCTGCGGCGGGTCTGCGCGCTCGGCGGGACGCCGACCGTCGGCCCGGTCCGGAGCCCGTACGGACGCCTTCACCTGGTGAAGGATCCCGGCGGCCATTCACTTTGCCTCATCCAGCTCGACGGCGGTCTGCGCCCCGGGCACGACTCCTCCCCCAGGTGGTGA
- a CDS encoding ABC transporter substrate-binding protein has protein sequence MIMKILRSRRPLVAAAAITVASVGLTACGGTEPDDTGSSGPTVIRALLAAQPATLDPIVGARSAQVVWATMLEPLIDTGDDLAPTDTGLITNWTRTDATTWTFTVRPDITFSNGEAADAAAVANTITLTRDTEGSPLKSYFGNVTSIEATDDATVVVTTGTPQYNIPDLLTTVYLVPPAYYQEQGSEGFAAAPVGTGPYVWAGANAGRDISVTKNPDYWGDEPTNDGVTFTWANEAAQRLALIQSGTVDVSFDLPPAQAQAAEAAGVDVVRTETAIKIIAFLDSTKAPFDDPQLREAAALAIDRDAIVSGIFDGQAAADAGLLNVRPGQQPQDSVTADPAKAAQLVGDATPAVQITYPAAQYTNIEEVAQAVGGSLEQAGFTVSYEPLDYGTLVQRIIGRQVPGVAIFAGVPNVAVPDYFVSGFMKTASLTGNCPDPQIDQLAQQALEQDSAEQAAPIYEQLNTIGVVEKHCYVPLYRQIFNYATGPGVTGVEFGPLNTVDFTKTTL, from the coding sequence ATGATCATGAAAATCCTGCGTTCCCGGCGGCCCCTCGTGGCCGCCGCCGCCATCACTGTCGCCAGCGTCGGCCTGACCGCCTGCGGTGGCACCGAACCCGACGACACCGGTTCGTCCGGCCCGACTGTCATCCGTGCGCTGCTCGCGGCCCAGCCCGCCACCCTCGATCCAATCGTCGGTGCGCGCTCCGCCCAGGTCGTCTGGGCGACGATGCTCGAACCGCTGATCGACACCGGCGACGACCTCGCGCCCACCGACACCGGTCTCATCACCAACTGGACCCGTACCGACGCCACGACCTGGACGTTCACCGTCCGCCCCGACATCACCTTCAGCAACGGGGAAGCTGCCGACGCCGCCGCCGTCGCGAACACCATCACGCTCACCCGCGACACTGAGGGGTCACCGCTGAAGTCCTACTTCGGCAACGTCACCTCGATCGAGGCCACCGACGACGCCACCGTCGTGGTCACCACCGGCACGCCGCAGTACAACATTCCCGACCTGCTCACCACGGTCTATCTGGTCCCACCGGCCTACTACCAGGAGCAGGGGTCCGAAGGCTTCGCTGCGGCCCCGGTCGGCACCGGCCCGTACGTGTGGGCCGGCGCCAACGCCGGTCGTGACATCTCGGTCACCAAGAACCCCGACTACTGGGGCGACGAACCGACGAACGACGGTGTGACCTTCACCTGGGCAAACGAGGCCGCGCAGCGGCTCGCGTTGATCCAGAGCGGGACCGTCGACGTCTCCTTCGACCTACCGCCGGCCCAGGCGCAGGCGGCCGAAGCGGCCGGGGTCGACGTGGTACGCACCGAGACCGCCATAAAGATCATCGCCTTCCTCGACTCGACCAAGGCGCCGTTCGACGACCCGCAGCTGCGTGAGGCCGCGGCCCTGGCCATCGACCGGGACGCGATCGTCAGCGGCATCTTCGACGGCCAGGCCGCTGCCGACGCCGGACTGCTCAACGTCCGGCCCGGCCAGCAACCGCAGGACAGTGTCACCGCCGACCCGGCGAAGGCCGCGCAACTCGTCGGTGACGCCACCCCGGCCGTACAGATCACCTATCCGGCGGCGCAGTACACCAACATCGAAGAGGTCGCCCAGGCGGTGGGCGGCAGCCTCGAACAGGCCGGCTTCACGGTCAGCTACGAGCCGCTCGACTACGGCACCCTGGTTCAGCGGATCATCGGCCGCCAGGTCCCCGGTGTCGCCATCTTCGCCGGAGTGCCCAACGTCGCCGTGCCGGACTACTTCGTCAGCGGCTTCATGAAGACCGCGTCGTTGACCGGCAACTGCCCTGACCCGCAGATCGACCAGCTCGCCCAGCAGGCGCTCGAACAGGACAGCGCCGAGCAGGCCGCCCCGATCTACGAGCAGCTCAACACCATCGGAGTGGTCGAGAAGCACTGCTACGTGCCGCTCTACCGGCAGATCTTCAACTACGCGACCGGTCCCGGTGTCACCGGTGTCGAGTTCGGTCCGCTGAATACCGTGGACTTCACGAAGACGACCCTCTGA